One region of Peribacillus simplex genomic DNA includes:
- the essB gene encoding type VII secretion protein EssB, translating into MDEKPYLEKKTEAAMVKDDNGYLFVFQRAKLSMQDPLELQLIHEADDALQKHIEVTEDEVQIRVNPPASFFVFSKAKNRNLLGRWVSSYQIVKKIRNHELTRLQLVVCPENIVFDPSLTPYFLHYGVKDSMPPCEHNHDELFQETKATISALVDGQYTFEEYLLYYKTLKLSKESKSILAAGTWDELSTVVQKRIDALEEEEKAFVHIPEKKWRMGRYTLLGTMIVLVPLMFFTIYTLFFSQPRQDAYVESGESFLKQKYSEVIDRLENYDPKNMPYVVQYELAKSYVTYEPLEGVAKKNVENAITLQTDSQYLLYWIYIGRGMNEDAIDLARIMEDRELIMYGLVNQKEQIKLDDKLSGEEKETQIKEVDTELSQYRKEKEELDKQMEENGEQQEQNQPATNSNAEDKGEAEAKPAVKEEGKDSSKKSIEEKEKSKE; encoded by the coding sequence ATGGATGAGAAACCATATCTGGAGAAAAAAACAGAAGCTGCAATGGTGAAGGATGATAATGGGTATCTGTTCGTTTTCCAACGGGCAAAACTATCGATGCAAGACCCACTGGAATTACAGCTTATTCATGAAGCGGATGATGCTCTCCAGAAACATATAGAAGTGACAGAGGACGAGGTGCAGATCAGAGTAAATCCACCAGCCTCTTTTTTTGTTTTTTCCAAAGCTAAAAATAGAAACCTGTTAGGTCGATGGGTATCGTCTTATCAAATCGTGAAGAAAATCAGAAATCATGAATTGACTCGGCTGCAACTAGTCGTCTGTCCAGAAAATATCGTCTTTGATCCAAGCTTGACCCCATATTTCCTTCATTATGGTGTAAAAGACAGTATGCCTCCATGTGAGCATAATCATGATGAGCTATTTCAAGAAACGAAGGCAACGATTTCGGCATTAGTGGATGGTCAGTATACCTTCGAAGAGTATCTGCTTTATTATAAAACATTAAAACTATCGAAGGAATCAAAAAGTATATTGGCAGCGGGGACTTGGGATGAACTATCCACGGTCGTTCAAAAACGGATAGATGCTTTAGAGGAGGAAGAAAAAGCATTTGTGCATATCCCTGAGAAAAAATGGAGAATGGGCCGCTATACTCTTTTGGGTACGATGATCGTTCTAGTGCCACTGATGTTCTTTACGATTTACACACTATTCTTCTCCCAACCTAGGCAGGATGCATATGTAGAAAGCGGTGAAAGCTTCTTAAAACAAAAATACAGTGAAGTCATTGACCGTTTGGAAAACTACGACCCAAAAAATATGCCGTATGTCGTTCAATATGAACTGGCGAAGTCCTATGTCACTTACGAACCGTTGGAGGGAGTCGCTAAGAAAAATGTGGAAAATGCAATCACCTTGCAAACCGATAGTCAGTATCTCCTATATTGGATATATATAGGCAGGGGCATGAACGAGGATGCGATCGATTTGGCGAGAATCATGGAGGATCGCGAATTGATTATGTATGGTTTGGTAAATCAGAAAGAACAGATTAAGTTAGACGATAAACTTTCCGGGGAAGAAAAGGAAACGCAAATTAAAGAAGTCGATACTGAGTTGTCCCAATATAGAAAGGAAAAAGAGGAATTGGATAAGCAAATGGAGGAAAATGGGGAACAGCAAGAACAGAACCAGCCTGCAACAAATTCCAATGCGGAAGATAAAGGTGAAGCGGAAGCAAAGCCTGCTGTAAAAGAAGAAGGTAAGGATTCCTCGAAAAAATCAATTGAAGAAAAAGAGAAAAGCAAAGAGTGA